One genomic region from Streptomyces sp. NBC_01431 encodes:
- the pfkB gene encoding 1-phosphofructokinase translates to MILTVTPNPSLDRTYEVPGLVRGDVLRATGERMDPGGKGVNVSRAVAAAGHRTVAVLPLGGAPGALVAELLGDQGIEVARVPVAGHTRSNIAVAEPDGTLTKINAPGPELTAAESELLLDAVRRHSGRADWIACCGSLPRGLAPQWYADLVARAHAAGAKVALDTSGPSLLAALRERPDVVKPNAEELAQAVGHPLATIGDAVKAAEEVRELGAGAVLASLGADGQLLVTASGTYFGQAPVATVRSNVGAGDASLAGFLAAGGEGPGALSAAVAHGAAAVQLPGSVMPAPGDLDLAAVTVTSAVPLDRALTEPAS, encoded by the coding sequence ATGATCCTCACCGTCACCCCCAACCCCAGCCTCGACCGCACCTACGAGGTGCCCGGCCTGGTGCGCGGCGACGTGCTGCGCGCCACCGGCGAGCGCATGGACCCCGGCGGCAAGGGAGTGAACGTGTCCCGCGCCGTCGCCGCAGCCGGGCACCGCACGGTGGCCGTCCTGCCGCTCGGCGGCGCACCCGGCGCGCTGGTCGCCGAACTCCTCGGCGACCAGGGCATCGAGGTCGCCAGGGTCCCCGTCGCCGGGCACACCCGCTCCAACATCGCGGTCGCCGAACCGGACGGCACCCTGACGAAGATCAACGCACCGGGTCCCGAACTCACCGCCGCCGAAAGCGAGTTGCTGCTCGACGCGGTGCGCCGCCACTCCGGGCGGGCCGACTGGATCGCCTGCTGCGGCAGCCTGCCGCGCGGCCTGGCACCGCAGTGGTACGCCGACCTCGTCGCCCGCGCCCATGCCGCTGGAGCCAAGGTCGCCCTCGACACCTCCGGACCCTCCCTCCTGGCCGCCCTGCGCGAGCGCCCCGATGTGGTCAAGCCCAACGCCGAGGAACTCGCCCAGGCCGTCGGCCACCCCCTCGCCACCATCGGCGACGCGGTCAAAGCAGCCGAAGAAGTGCGGGAGTTGGGCGCCGGAGCCGTCCTCGCGAGCCTCGGCGCCGACGGGCAACTGCTCGTCACCGCCTCCGGTACGTACTTCGGGCAGGCCCCCGTCGCCACCGTACGCAGCAACGTGGGAGCCGGTGACGCCTCGCTCGCCGGGTTCCTCGCGGCGGGCGGCGAAGGCCCCGGGGCACTCTCCGCCGCCGTCGCCCACGGCGCCGCCGCCGTCCAGCTGCCCGGCAGCGTGATGCCCGCGCCCGGCGACCTCGACCTGGCGGCGGTCACCGTCACCTCCGCCGTCCCCCTCGACCGGGCCCTCACGGAACCGGCGTCATGA
- a CDS encoding helix-turn-helix transcriptional regulator, with translation MTDTPARLLHLLSLLQTPREWPGGELAERLGVSRRTVRRDIDRLRELGYPVQAARGAEGGYRLVAGKAMPPLVLDDEEAVAIAVGLRAGAGHAVDGVDEASVRALAKLEQVLPSRLRHRVASLQAATMPLTGPWRGDGASVDPHTLTTLASAVTGQERLRFSYVSGDGTRTKRLAEPYRLVSTGRRWYLVAYDVERGDWRTFRVDRVAEPFATGARFAPRELPEANAAEFVRTSMNRLQPVLEVDVTFEAPADFVTARLPSSLGAPQPLDAGRCRLRTTCTDSLEWVALRLALVDCEFTVNGPQAMTSYLHDLGERLTRATAHGPSRGE, from the coding sequence ATGACCGACACCCCGGCACGGCTGCTGCATCTGCTCTCCCTGCTCCAGACTCCGCGCGAGTGGCCCGGCGGCGAGCTCGCCGAGCGGCTCGGCGTGTCGCGGCGTACGGTGCGGCGCGACATCGACCGGCTGCGCGAGCTCGGCTATCCGGTGCAGGCGGCGCGGGGCGCCGAGGGCGGCTACCGCCTGGTCGCGGGCAAGGCGATGCCGCCGCTGGTCCTGGACGACGAGGAGGCGGTGGCGATCGCGGTCGGCCTGCGCGCGGGCGCCGGGCACGCCGTGGACGGCGTGGACGAGGCCTCGGTGCGGGCGCTCGCCAAACTGGAGCAGGTCCTGCCGTCCCGGCTGCGCCACCGCGTCGCGAGCCTCCAGGCGGCGACGATGCCGCTGACCGGCCCCTGGCGCGGGGACGGCGCGAGCGTCGACCCGCACACCCTGACCACACTGGCCTCCGCCGTCACCGGCCAGGAACGGCTGCGCTTCTCCTACGTGTCGGGGGACGGTACGCGCACCAAGCGCCTGGCCGAGCCGTACCGCCTGGTGTCGACGGGGCGCCGGTGGTACCTGGTGGCGTACGACGTGGAGCGCGGGGACTGGCGTACGTTCCGGGTGGACCGGGTCGCCGAGCCGTTCGCGACCGGCGCCCGCTTCGCACCGCGCGAGCTGCCCGAGGCGAACGCGGCGGAGTTCGTCCGCACCTCGATGAACCGGCTCCAGCCCGTCCTGGAGGTGGACGTGACCTTCGAGGCGCCGGCGGACTTCGTGACCGCCCGGCTGCCCTCCTCGCTCGGCGCGCCGCAGCCGCTGGACGCGGGGCGCTGCCGGCTGCGCACCACCTGCACCGACTCCCTGGAGTGGGTGGCGCTGCGGCTCGCCCTGGTGGACTGCGAGTTCACGGTCAACGGGCCGCAGGCGATGACGAGTTATCTGCACGACCTGGGCGAGCGCCTCACCCGCGCGACCGCGCACGGGCCATCGCGCGGGGAATGA
- a CDS encoding dioxygenase family protein, which yields MTVARPERMPALYLSHGAPPLADDPVWPGELAAWSAELPRPASILMVSAHWEEAPLALGATETVPLVHDFWGFPERYYQVRYAAPGAPELADSVRALLRAPGMPVQDIGDRGLDHGAYVPLVEMFPDADIPVLQVSMPTLDPRELYSIGRKLAPLRDEGVLIVGSGFFTHNLAALRHTGGQVPSWSAEFDDWGARALAAADVDALLDFQHKAPAGRLAHPRTEHFAPLFVTMGASEGEAGGVRSVIDGFWMGLAKRSVQYG from the coding sequence ATGACCGTCGCCCGCCCGGAGCGCATGCCCGCCCTTTACCTCTCCCACGGCGCCCCGCCGCTCGCCGACGACCCCGTCTGGCCCGGCGAGCTGGCCGCGTGGTCCGCGGAGCTGCCCCGCCCCGCGTCGATCCTGATGGTCTCCGCACACTGGGAGGAGGCCCCACTCGCCCTCGGTGCCACCGAGACCGTACCCCTGGTCCACGACTTCTGGGGCTTCCCCGAGCGCTACTACCAGGTACGGTACGCCGCCCCCGGCGCCCCCGAACTCGCCGACTCCGTACGCGCGTTGCTGCGCGCGCCCGGCATGCCGGTCCAGGACATCGGGGACCGCGGGCTCGACCACGGCGCGTACGTCCCGCTCGTGGAGATGTTCCCCGACGCCGACATCCCGGTCCTCCAGGTCTCCATGCCGACGCTCGACCCCCGCGAGCTGTACTCCATCGGCCGCAAGCTGGCACCGCTGCGCGACGAGGGCGTGCTGATCGTCGGCAGCGGCTTCTTCACGCACAACCTGGCCGCGCTGCGCCACACCGGCGGCCAGGTGCCCAGCTGGTCGGCCGAGTTCGACGACTGGGGTGCCCGCGCGCTGGCCGCCGCCGACGTCGATGCCCTGCTCGACTTCCAGCACAAGGCCCCCGCCGGCCGCCTCGCCCACCCCCGCACCGAGCACTTCGCCCCGCTGTTCGTGACGATGGGCGCGAGCGAGGGCGAGGCGGGCGGGGTGCGCAGCGTCATCGACGGGTTCTGGATGGGCCTCGCGAAGAGGTCGGTGCAGTACGGCTGA
- a CDS encoding PTS fructose transporter subunit IIABC: MSQMITAELVDLELDLAANSKEAAARSLAERMVALGRVSDLEGFLADVAAREAQMPTGLDGGIGIPHCRSAHVTEPTLAFGRSAAGIDFGAPDGPADLIFLIAAPAGADDAHLTILSSLARQLMDTDFTTALRSVSTAAQAAALIAGEAAEPETPQTPKIPGGSDTPDTPDTPDTPDTPEIQGGSQTPQTPGAPEIQGSSQTSQTSDTAEIQDLTETPTPEARPFRIVAVTSCPTGIAHTYMAAESLEKAGHAEGVEVVVETQGSAGFTRLDPAVIAAADGVVFAHDVPVRDKERFAGKPTVDVGVKAGINRPAQLIAEVREKAARGDITAAGTRPSPVEAAGEPGEGYGTKLRKWLMSGVSYMVPFVAAGGLLIALGFAIGGYKINEAPSVMEHFVWTDATSWAALLFQVGGLAFGFLVPVLAGYIAYGMADRPGLVPGFVGGAIAVTIKAGFLGGLAAGLIAGAVVMAIQKARIPAPLRGIMPVVVIPLVSSALVGFLMFLVIGAPIAKLQSALTSWLNGLSGANAITLGVVLGLMMCFDLGGPLNKVAYTFAVGGLAAGTDGSFKVMAAVMAAGMVPPLAMALATTVRGSLFTRTERENGKAAWVLGASFITEGAIPFAAADPLRVIPSAMAGGAVTGALSMAFGCTLRAPHGGIFVIPLIGNAFLYLLAIAAGTAVSASLVVLLKGLRGQSADPAPAMPEPKVAVAA; this comes from the coding sequence ATGAGCCAGATGATCACCGCGGAACTGGTCGACCTCGAACTCGACCTGGCCGCCAACTCCAAGGAGGCGGCGGCCCGTTCGCTCGCCGAGCGGATGGTCGCCCTCGGCCGCGTCAGCGACCTCGAAGGCTTCCTCGCCGACGTGGCCGCCCGCGAGGCCCAGATGCCGACCGGCCTGGACGGCGGCATCGGCATCCCGCACTGCCGCAGCGCGCACGTCACCGAACCGACCCTCGCCTTCGGCCGCAGCGCCGCCGGAATCGACTTCGGGGCGCCGGACGGCCCGGCCGACCTCATCTTCCTCATCGCGGCCCCGGCGGGCGCGGACGACGCCCATCTGACGATCCTGTCGAGCCTGGCCCGCCAGCTGATGGACACCGACTTCACGACCGCGCTGCGCTCGGTGTCCACCGCGGCTCAGGCGGCGGCGCTGATCGCGGGAGAAGCGGCGGAACCGGAGACGCCGCAGACCCCAAAGATCCCGGGTGGCTCGGACACCCCGGACACCCCGGACACCCCGGACACCCCGGACACCCCGGAGATCCAGGGCGGTTCGCAGACCCCGCAGACACCGGGGGCCCCAGAGATCCAGGGCAGCTCGCAGACCTCGCAGACCTCGGACACCGCGGAGATCCAGGACCTCACGGAGACGCCCACCCCTGAAGCTCGTCCGTTCCGGATCGTGGCCGTCACCTCCTGTCCCACCGGCATCGCCCACACCTATATGGCGGCGGAGTCACTGGAGAAGGCAGGGCATGCCGAGGGCGTGGAGGTGGTCGTCGAGACGCAGGGCTCGGCAGGGTTCACCCGGCTCGACCCGGCGGTCATCGCGGCGGCCGACGGCGTGGTCTTCGCGCACGACGTGCCCGTACGGGACAAGGAGCGCTTCGCCGGTAAACCCACCGTCGACGTCGGCGTGAAGGCGGGCATCAACCGGCCCGCCCAGCTGATCGCCGAGGTGCGCGAGAAGGCGGCCCGCGGCGACATCACCGCGGCGGGCACCAGGCCCTCTCCCGTGGAGGCGGCCGGGGAGCCGGGCGAGGGCTACGGCACCAAGCTCCGCAAGTGGCTGATGTCCGGCGTCAGTTACATGGTGCCGTTCGTCGCCGCGGGCGGTCTGCTCATCGCGCTCGGCTTCGCCATCGGCGGCTACAAGATCAACGAGGCGCCCTCCGTCATGGAGCACTTCGTCTGGACCGACGCCACCAGCTGGGCCGCGCTGCTCTTCCAGGTCGGCGGGCTCGCCTTCGGCTTCCTCGTGCCGGTCCTGGCGGGCTACATCGCGTACGGCATGGCGGACCGGCCCGGCCTGGTGCCCGGCTTCGTCGGCGGCGCGATAGCCGTCACCATCAAGGCGGGCTTCCTCGGCGGCCTCGCCGCGGGTCTGATCGCGGGCGCCGTGGTGATGGCGATCCAGAAGGCGCGGATCCCGGCGCCGCTGCGCGGCATCATGCCGGTGGTGGTGATCCCGCTGGTCTCCTCGGCGCTCGTCGGCTTCCTGATGTTCCTGGTCATAGGCGCGCCGATCGCCAAGCTCCAGTCCGCGCTGACCAGTTGGCTCAACGGGCTCTCCGGCGCCAACGCGATCACCCTCGGCGTGGTCCTGGGCCTGATGATGTGCTTCGACCTGGGCGGCCCGCTCAACAAAGTGGCGTACACCTTCGCGGTCGGCGGGCTCGCCGCCGGGACCGACGGCAGCTTCAAGGTGATGGCGGCCGTGATGGCCGCGGGCATGGTCCCGCCGCTGGCGATGGCGCTCGCGACGACCGTACGGGGCAGCCTGTTCACCCGTACCGAGCGGGAGAACGGCAAGGCGGCCTGGGTGCTTGGGGCGTCCTTCATCACCGAGGGCGCGATCCCGTTCGCCGCGGCCGACCCGCTCCGGGTCATCCCGTCGGCGATGGCGGGTGGCGCGGTCACCGGCGCCCTGTCGATGGCTTTCGGCTGCACGCTGCGGGCGCCGCACGGCGGCATCTTCGTGATCCCGCTGATCGGCAACGCGTTCCTGTACCTGCTGGCGATCGCGGCGGGCACGGCGGTGAGCGCGAGCCTGGTCGTCCTCCTCAAGGGCCTGCGCGGGCAGTCCGCGGACCCCGCCCCGGCGATGCCGGAGCCGAAGGTCGCGGTGGCCGCCTGA
- a CDS encoding sigma-70 family RNA polymerase sigma factor, with protein MATRAVARRQSASRGSDSGSSVRAVSGEIADRDLVGMYLDEIARTPLLDAAKEVELSQTIEAGVYARQILDGEVDSKAAGASHEELEALYAAGERAKDLFIRSNLRLVVAVARRYPRAGLPLLDLIQEGNAGLVRAVEKFDYAKGFKFSTYATWWIRQAITRSIADQSRTIRLPVHLVEELGRIRRVQREFNRENGREPEHTEIAAELGSTPERVGDVLDWARDPVSLNMPVDDQGETQFGDLLEDTSAVSPEQSVLTLLRSEELDDLIGKLDQRTASIIKMRYGIDDGRERTLTEVGKEHGLTRERIRQIEKHALLELKKMARDTGFDAAA; from the coding sequence ATGGCAACCCGCGCCGTCGCCCGCCGACAGTCCGCCTCTCGCGGTTCGGATTCGGGGAGCAGTGTTCGCGCCGTCAGCGGTGAGATCGCCGACCGCGACCTGGTCGGTATGTACCTCGACGAAATCGCGCGCACGCCGTTGCTCGACGCCGCCAAGGAGGTCGAGCTGTCCCAGACCATCGAGGCCGGTGTGTACGCACGCCAGATCCTCGACGGCGAGGTGGACAGCAAGGCAGCAGGCGCCTCGCACGAAGAACTGGAGGCGCTGTACGCCGCCGGTGAGCGCGCCAAGGACCTCTTCATCCGATCCAACCTCCGTCTCGTCGTCGCCGTCGCCCGCCGCTACCCGAGGGCGGGTCTTCCGCTCCTCGACCTCATCCAGGAGGGCAACGCGGGCCTGGTGCGCGCGGTCGAGAAGTTCGACTACGCCAAGGGCTTCAAGTTCTCCACGTACGCGACCTGGTGGATCCGCCAGGCCATCACCCGCTCCATCGCCGACCAGTCCCGCACCATCCGCCTCCCCGTCCACCTGGTGGAGGAGCTGGGCCGCATCCGCCGGGTCCAGCGCGAGTTCAACCGGGAGAACGGCCGCGAACCCGAGCACACGGAGATCGCCGCGGAGCTGGGCTCCACGCCCGAGCGCGTCGGGGACGTGCTCGACTGGGCGCGCGACCCGGTCTCCCTCAACATGCCGGTCGACGACCAGGGCGAGACCCAGTTCGGCGACCTCCTGGAGGACACCTCCGCGGTGTCGCCCGAGCAGTCGGTCCTGACGCTGCTGCGCAGCGAGGAGCTGGACGACCTGATCGGCAAGCTCGACCAGCGCACCGCCTCGATCATCAAGATGCGTTACGGCATTGACGACGGTCGGGAGCGTACGCTGACAGAGGTGGGCAAAGAGCACGGACTGACCCGTGAGCGGATCCGCCAGATCGAGAAGCACGCACTGCTCGAACTGAAGAAGATGGCCCGCGACACGGGCTTCGACGCGGCGGCGTAA
- a CDS encoding DeoR/GlpR family DNA-binding transcription regulator, translating to MYAPERQQEILRIARESGRVDVLSLAETFQVTAETVRRDLKALDRAGLVRRVHGGAIPAGRLDFEPDLAERESTAADEKDRIVRAALAELPAEGSVILDAGSTIARLAAELPLDSGLTLVTHALPVAARLADHPAIDLHLVGGRVRHRTRAAVDAWALRAYGEIRADVAFLGTNGFGVAHGLTTPDLAEAAVKRAAIAAARRVVLLADSAKHGQEHFARFGDMADVDVLITDSGLSPHDAAAIEAAGTEVVRA from the coding sequence ATGTACGCACCGGAGCGGCAGCAGGAGATCCTGCGGATCGCGCGCGAGAGCGGGCGGGTGGACGTCCTCTCGCTCGCCGAGACGTTCCAGGTCACCGCCGAGACCGTACGGCGCGATCTGAAGGCGCTGGACCGGGCCGGTCTGGTCCGCCGGGTGCACGGCGGGGCCATCCCGGCCGGACGGCTCGACTTCGAGCCCGACCTCGCCGAGCGGGAGTCCACCGCCGCCGACGAGAAGGACCGCATCGTGCGCGCCGCGCTCGCCGAACTCCCCGCCGAGGGCAGCGTCATCCTCGACGCCGGATCGACCATCGCCCGGCTAGCCGCCGAGCTCCCCCTGGACAGCGGGCTCACCCTGGTCACCCACGCCCTGCCCGTCGCCGCCCGGCTCGCCGACCACCCCGCCATCGACCTGCACCTCGTCGGCGGCCGGGTCCGCCACCGCACACGCGCCGCCGTCGACGCCTGGGCGCTGCGCGCCTACGGCGAGATCCGCGCCGACGTCGCCTTCCTCGGCACCAACGGCTTCGGCGTGGCCCACGGCCTCACCACCCCCGACCTCGCCGAGGCCGCCGTCAAGCGGGCCGCCATCGCCGCCGCCCGGCGCGTGGTGCTGCTCGCCGACTCCGCCAAGCACGGCCAGGAGCACTTCGCCCGCTTCGGCGACATGGCCGACGTGGACGTCCTCATCACCGACTCGGGGCTCAGCCCGCACGACGCGGCCGCCATCGAGGCCGCAGGCACGGAAGTTGTACGCGCATGA
- a CDS encoding MFS transporter, producing the protein MTSTATSSTPETAAVAAADRRRWFALAIVMTAAFMDLVDVTIVNIAIPSIQKDTGASFSSIQWITAGYALAFAAGLITGGRLGDIHGRKKLFLIGIGGFTLASALCGFAANPEMLVASRILQGAMAAMMVPQVLSIVHATFPAHERGKVFGLFGAVVGLGAVSGPLLGALLTEWNLFGLEWRPIFLINLPVGIAGLILGTKFITESKAPKALKLDLVGVILVSLGLLMLLYPLTRGRELGWPLWGYLSMAGSVLVFAGLIAYERMKAQRDGSPLIELSLFKVKSFAAGIAVQATFGVGLGIFFLVWTLYMQIGLGWSALRAGLTGVPFSIAVSVAAGMSVQKLVPRFGRKVLQAGALTMVAGLLIYIWEAHHYGMGIASWQMALPLVVMGLGMGLIVAPLTDAVLSEVPKEHSGSASGLINTVQQMGNALGLGLVSVVFFGSIGDDLVPPQLNRAFVDGFQHSLWYVAGVLAVIFLVMFALPARPQQHVEGAGDEAELLDLTKEPEPVG; encoded by the coding sequence ATGACCTCCACAGCGACCAGCAGTACCCCAGAGACCGCGGCGGTTGCCGCAGCAGACCGCCGACGGTGGTTCGCCCTGGCCATCGTGATGACCGCGGCCTTCATGGACCTGGTCGACGTCACGATCGTCAACATCGCCATCCCGTCCATCCAGAAGGACACCGGGGCGAGCTTCTCCTCGATCCAGTGGATAACGGCCGGTTACGCCCTGGCGTTCGCCGCGGGCCTGATCACCGGCGGCCGCCTCGGCGACATCCACGGCCGCAAGAAGCTCTTCCTCATCGGCATCGGCGGCTTCACGCTCGCCTCCGCGCTGTGCGGATTCGCCGCCAACCCGGAGATGCTGGTCGCCTCGCGCATCCTCCAGGGCGCGATGGCCGCCATGATGGTGCCGCAGGTCCTCTCGATCGTCCACGCCACCTTCCCCGCCCACGAGCGCGGCAAGGTCTTCGGCCTGTTCGGCGCTGTCGTCGGCCTCGGCGCGGTCTCCGGGCCGCTGCTCGGCGCGCTGCTCACCGAGTGGAACCTGTTCGGTCTTGAGTGGCGTCCGATCTTCCTGATCAACCTGCCGGTCGGCATCGCGGGCCTGATCCTCGGCACCAAGTTCATCACCGAGTCCAAGGCCCCCAAGGCCCTCAAGCTCGACCTCGTCGGCGTGATCCTGGTGAGCCTCGGCCTGCTGATGCTGCTCTACCCGCTGACCCGCGGCCGCGAGCTCGGCTGGCCGCTGTGGGGCTACCTCTCGATGGCGGGCAGCGTCCTGGTCTTCGCCGGACTGATCGCCTACGAGCGGATGAAGGCGCAGCGCGACGGCTCCCCGCTCATAGAACTGTCGCTGTTCAAGGTGAAGAGCTTCGCGGCGGGCATCGCCGTGCAGGCCACCTTCGGCGTCGGCCTCGGCATCTTCTTCCTGGTGTGGACCCTCTACATGCAGATCGGCCTCGGCTGGAGCGCCCTGCGCGCAGGACTGACCGGGGTGCCGTTCTCGATCGCCGTCTCGGTGGCGGCCGGCATGTCCGTGCAGAAGCTCGTCCCGCGCTTCGGCCGCAAGGTCCTCCAGGCCGGCGCCCTGACCATGGTCGCCGGACTGCTGATCTACATCTGGGAGGCCCACCACTACGGCATGGGCATCGCCTCCTGGCAGATGGCGCTGCCGCTGGTCGTGATGGGTCTCGGCATGGGACTGATCGTCGCCCCGCTCACCGACGCGGTGCTCTCGGAGGTCCCCAAGGAGCACTCGGGTTCGGCATCGGGCCTGATCAACACCGTGCAGCAGATGGGCAACGCGCTCGGCCTCGGCCTGGTCTCGGTCGTCTTCTTCGGTTCGATCGGCGACGACCTCGTGCCGCCGCAGCTGAACCGGGCGTTCGTGGACGGCTTCCAGCACTCGCTCTGGTACGTCGCCGGAGTCCTCGCGGTGATCTTCCTGGTGATGTTCGCGCTGCCGGCCCGCCCCCAGCAGCACGTGGAGGGCGCGGGGGACGAGGCGGAGCTGCTCGACCTCACGAAGGAGCCGGAGCCGGTCGGCTGA
- a CDS encoding DUF6227 family protein: MRNVPNQSGGEGERGTGGESVEEQLTGLLGRALNSFDLPDELIERLDSALAHTTSLHSSLHTSAQGPAGHRLSRETYRHCYLLLDGSTITLWELAHHDGREYAHEVYAAEEDAHIAAARLHGRALPPESTRVADELRRGGGEFGSADASGSLADFEGGWEAGFGPDVLTEPDGASLGTGPGSDLALLAALSAAPLPRLYAPDDSADHARRLLRRAENPDRPGEHTARRLRSAHAHQITQAFGSHCHAAGRDAGFVLYEHAFLLLDGSELSLWEVEHTATPDGRHMCEVYATEQAARTAMERRARVS; this comes from the coding sequence GTGCGCAATGTGCCCAACCAGAGTGGCGGCGAGGGCGAGCGAGGGACCGGCGGCGAGTCGGTCGAGGAGCAGCTGACCGGCCTACTCGGGCGCGCGCTGAACTCGTTCGACCTCCCCGACGAACTGATCGAACGCCTCGACTCGGCCCTGGCGCACACCACGTCGCTGCACTCCTCGCTGCACACCTCAGCGCAGGGCCCGGCCGGCCACCGCCTGAGCCGCGAGACGTACCGGCACTGCTACCTCCTCCTGGACGGCAGCACCATCACCCTGTGGGAGCTGGCCCACCACGACGGCCGCGAGTACGCCCATGAGGTGTACGCGGCCGAGGAGGACGCCCACATCGCCGCGGCACGCCTGCACGGCCGGGCGCTGCCGCCGGAGTCGACCCGAGTGGCGGACGAACTCCGCCGTGGAGGCGGCGAGTTCGGTAGTGCCGACGCCTCCGGCTCGCTCGCGGACTTCGAAGGGGGCTGGGAGGCCGGGTTCGGCCCCGATGTCCTCACCGAGCCGGACGGCGCCTCGCTCGGCACCGGCCCCGGCAGCGACCTCGCGCTGCTCGCCGCGCTGAGCGCCGCCCCACTCCCCCGCCTCTACGCCCCGGACGACTCGGCGGACCACGCGCGCCGGCTGCTGCGCCGCGCCGAGAACCCGGACCGCCCCGGCGAGCACACCGCGCGGCGGCTGCGCTCCGCGCACGCGCACCAGATCACCCAGGCGTTCGGCAGCCACTGCCACGCGGCGGGCCGCGACGCCGGGTTCGTACTGTACGAGCACGCGTTCCTGCTGCTCGACGGCAGCGAGCTGAGCCTGTGGGAGGTCGAGCACACGGCGACTCCGGACGGCCGCCACATGTGCGAGGTGTACGCGACCGAGCAGGCGGCCCGTACCGCCATGGAGCGCCGCGCCCGCGTGAGTTGA
- a CDS encoding GNAT family N-acetyltransferase — MQVRPGVEADLGALTDIYNHFIRETAITFDTTAVTAEQRRPWLHSHPEDGPHRLLVAHDDRFVGRGRVLGYATSSPFRPKAAYATSVELSVYCAPEALGRGVGTLLYRSLFEALAGEDLHRAYAGIALPNEASIRLHERFGFTHVGTYREVGRKFGRYWDVAWYEKELGGH; from the coding sequence GTGCAGGTCAGGCCCGGTGTGGAGGCCGATCTGGGGGCACTCACGGACATTTACAACCACTTCATCCGTGAGACCGCCATCACGTTCGACACCACCGCCGTCACCGCCGAACAGCGCCGTCCGTGGTTGCACTCCCACCCTGAAGACGGCCCGCACCGCCTTCTGGTTGCTCACGATGACCGATTTGTCGGCCGGGGCCGCGTTCTGGGCTATGCGACGAGCAGCCCCTTTCGCCCGAAGGCCGCCTACGCCACGTCCGTCGAGCTGAGCGTGTACTGCGCGCCCGAGGCGCTGGGCAGGGGCGTCGGCACGCTCCTGTACCGCTCGCTGTTCGAGGCGCTGGCGGGCGAGGACCTGCACCGCGCGTACGCGGGGATCGCGCTGCCGAACGAGGCCTCGATACGGCTGCACGAACGCTTCGGCTTCACCCATGTCGGCACCTACCGGGAGGTGGGCCGCAAGTTCGGCCGCTACTGGGACGTGGCCTGGTACGAGAAGGAGCTCGGCGGCCACTAG